A single genomic interval of Triticum dicoccoides isolate Atlit2015 ecotype Zavitan unplaced genomic scaffold, WEW_v2.0 scaffold13917, whole genome shotgun sequence harbors:
- the LOC119343747 gene encoding uncharacterized protein LOC119343747, translated as MEAEEVLTHDMGATITGTRPSISPAKVETTLHTMFDLQPSDFTMHLHALEDFLIFSSWQIMDSMAGDHLINADNFTLLLRPWCKLAHPTAGSFVYSVQLELRGIPTQAWHLSIVEHILGAGCRIERLHPDTRSCADLATSRLAGRVRDPATIRQAAILEIVEQVPAPRPGLPLVVRTLEYRSPSGSPGLNPSPLMEPPLWRQH; from the coding sequence ATGGAGGCGGAAGAGGTGCTGACCCACGACATGGGGGCCACCATCACTGGCACCAGGCCTTCCATCTCCCCGGCCAAGGTGGAGACAACCCTGCACACCATGTTTGACCTGCAGCCTAGTGACTTCACCATGCACCTACATGCCCTGGAAGATTTCCTCATCTTCTCCTCATGGCAGATTATGGACAGTATGGCCGGCGACCATCTCATCAATGCCGACAACTTCACCTTGCTCCTCCGCCCATGGTGCAAGCTCGCCCACCCCACCGCTGGAAGCTTTGTGTATTCTGTGCAGCTCGAGCTCCGCGGCATCCCAACGCAGGCATGGCATTTGTCCATCGTTGAGCACATTCTGGGGGCTGGCTGCCGGATTGAGCGGCTACATCCGGATACGCGCTCCTGCGCTGACCTCGCCACGTCCCGGCTCGCTGGGCGTGTGCGAGACCCGGCCACCATTCGCCAGGCGGCCATCTTGGAGATTGTGGAGCAAGTCCCCGCACCCCGCCCCGGTCTGCCCCTTGTTGTCCGCACCCTTGAGTACCGCTCTCCGTCCGGCTCACCAGGTCTGAACCCCTCCCCGCTGATGGAGCCGCCACTGTGGCGGCAACACTAA